Sequence from the Cucurbita pepo subsp. pepo cultivar mu-cu-16 chromosome LG02, ASM280686v2, whole genome shotgun sequence genome:
catatatatatatatatattttaaagaaaaagcatAAAGGGAATTCTAAccaacatttttaattaaaaaatataatagaacatttttaattaaaaaatataatagaatAAGCTGTAGTATAGTGACCTTGCTCTGGGCTTCCTAAAAAGTCTCATCCCAATTGAGATAGTATTCAGACAGTATTCTTTAAttatggagatagtatttcaTGATCATaaactcaaatatttcatGATCATAAACTCAAAcagtatttcttgattataaatccatgattaacagtatttcttgattataaatccatgattattccatgattattccctaaattagcgagACTTTTATCAACATATTCAGACAGTATTCTTTAAttatggagatagtatttcaTGATCATAAACTCAAAcagtatttcttgattataaatccatgattattccctaaattagcgagcaacacctcccctcaaacaaaatacgcctccccttaaccgaggctcgactcctttttattttggcttagtcattttttactgcagGAGCTTCAACTCCTTTATCCAAATCCTTTGGAGttttttgttcgatatttgaagattctattgacaccTCCTATANaaaaaaaaaaaaaaaaaaaaaaaaaaaaaaaaaaaaaaaaaaaatcctaccCTTAgtttttagatttgaaaacataaaTTCATGAAATAAACCCTGAAAATTTCCCATCAATTTCTATGGTATTTTCTAttttgcatatatatataaaagtattttgaatgcatttttttgtttgtttatcaAAAANATTGCGATATTTAAGCTTTTTAACAATAGTTCCAATAATATAAGTCCTTCCTTAAGACTCTTCTACCAacacaataattaaaaacaaaacaaaatgatggtttgattttttttttctttttttcttttctttttcactcaaaaaccaaaacataAATTACAAACAAACTATAGTACAATTCTAAATCTACTAATTTTCTAAACTAAGAATAGGTAGAACCTTCCAAAATCCGACATACGTCGGATCTTTGTTGGTCAGTTAATTCAGTTGGAAACTCGGTTAAAAACTTTACTTTCAAGTTGCCTCTATTTGCCTCCTCTTTAAGTTTTGGCATACCTTGACCTTTAATGATCTTCACACAACCATGCCAAATGACGTCATGTGTCCTGAGGCTCATTACATCTCCTCCCAACAAAGGTATTGAAATGGTGCAACCAGTTAGGGCTTTCAACAAAGGAATTTCCACCGTTAGCTTCAAATCGTCCCCTTCTCTTTTGAAATATAAGTGTTGTTTCTCAACTATCACGAACGATACGTCAGCTGGATAACTACCTGGCCTTTCATTCCCCATTCCTTCAAATGTTATCTTTGTCCCCTTCGTCCACCCTGGCTTCACTCTTATTGTTACCGtttcctcttcctctattGCTTGCCTGTCAATCAACAATGAAATATCTCTACTTTTAGAAGCTACGACAGTATGACAAATTAATTCGTAGAAACCATTGAATAATTGTAATCAGACATATAACTTGTCAGGAACCATAGATCTCCACAatagcataagctcttataacttgttaggaatcacggatctccacaatagtatggtATGGTCCACTTTGGACATAAcctcttatggctttgctttgagcttccccaaaaggcctcataccaatgaagatactCCAACCCAATAATCCTCctctgaggcctatggagccctcgaacaaagtacacacTTTGTTCGAcgctttagtcacttttgactacaccttcgaggcttgACATTGCTAatttaagggcatgactctgataccatattaggaaTCACGCATAtaagcataagttctcatgactttgctttgggttttcccaaaaggtctcgtactaATAAAGATGGTAATCCTGGTTATAagtccatgatcattccctaaattagccaatgtaggACTCTATCCTGACAATCCTCAATATAActaatcatcatttttttttttttttttttgttaattaaaagtataataatattgaacaatattttttaaaatattcagaaTGGAAATATCATGTATCAATAATCTAAAGAAATTAAGATGTTATGAACCGAAAGGGAAAGGGCAATAGGGTTTATGAAGAAGCAGAGAGGACGAACCCTGTGTTCAAGATGACGTCTCTTGTGACCTTAATTTTCTTCATGCATCCAAAGCAGAGCTCCTCCAGAGTGCATTCAAGCTGCTTCTCGATCGGCGGCGGTTTCAGCACACCGGAGGAATTCGAGAACATGATCGGCGTCGTGCTCCTCCGGCTACCGCTTTTAGACAGCATTGGAGAAGACGACGCCGAATCGACGCTCAACCCGCTGTTTAACCGAGACGGCATCGATTCCGCGCTCCTCCTGCTTACGCTCCGAAACTGAGACGATGACGATGGCTGCGGATTTAGACCTCTCCGACTCGCATTCCTGAACATAGAACTATCATAGCTTCGATGCCTGGAAATCTTCGGATCGTTCTCCCTCATACTCCGGCTTCCATGTCTAAAGCTCAAACCGCCTTTCTTCGTCATCTGTCGCGGTCCTTCCTTATTAATTTCTTCACGATCCTGAAAACAATGATTATTATCGATTAAACGccaaatttctttaaattagggCATCTTCGTCGTTTTACACGCTCGATCAAAATCATCCGCagatcaatcaatcaatcaaacaatacaaaatcggaacaaaataaaaaaaaaaaagaaatcacaaCGAATTCGAATTCAAGATCGCATAAACACGCTTAatcattaacaaaaataaaaaaaaacctaaaacaTTCAAAGGCTGATTAAAACAGAAACGTAATCGAGGAATGGACGTACCTTAGAAGGTCCATTGTTGTTGTTATCAATGGCGTCGGACGAGCCGTCGTGCTTCGAATCAGCAACATCGGTATTCTTCTTGGAATTCTTGACCTTAGAATGCCATTTTTTAAAGAAGGATTTGTAGGATTTGCAGAAGTTTCGAAAGGAGACGCCAAGAACTTGGGGAAGATCCACCATGAATGAGAGACAGAGAGCGAGAGATGgagaaaacagagaaagaaaatagaactTTTTGACTGTCCACAAAAAAATTGTAAGGTTACCCAAATAaccaattctttttttttattttattttaattttttttattaaactcCTTTTTATTTCGGGATTATTCTGTTAATCAATTAATGACGTGGCAccctttctcttctttaaGCTATCTAATTGGATTTAtcccaataattataattataattaattattttatatcactataatataaaCTTATCCTTCTAAGCcacattaatatttatttttagtaaataaataaatataacatcATTAtactatatacatatattttatttttaataattttgtgtttttttttcttcataatttagaattaaaaatagattttaaggaaaataaacaaaaatgaaaaaataataataatgttggaatattttttttggtgagaaaaatattcctaaaacaaatctaataa
This genomic interval carries:
- the LOC111789312 gene encoding dnaJ homolog subfamily B member 5-like, producing MVDLPQVLGVSFRNFCKSYKSFFKKWHSKVKNSKKNTDVADSKHDGSSDAIDNNNNGPSKDREEINKEGPRQMTKKGGLSFRHGSRSMRENDPKISRHRSYDSSMFRNASRRGLNPQPSSSSQFRSVSRRSAESMPSRLNSGLSVDSASSSPMLSKSGSRRSTTPIMFSNSSGVLKPPPIEKQLECTLEELCFGCMKKIKVTRDVILNTGQAIEEEETVTIRVKPGWTKGTKITFEGMGNERPGSYPADVSFVIVEKQHLYFKREGDDLKLTVEIPLLKALTGCTISIPLLGGDVMSLRTHDVIWHGCVKIIKGQGMPKLKEEANRGNLKVKFLTEFPTELTDQQRSDVCRILEGSTYS